From a region of the Chitinophaga caseinilytica genome:
- a CDS encoding helicase HerA-like domain-containing protein codes for MSKQEDFLQYINNGYTFKGEHFKLGCAMLDGEVITGADVFLPLKTLNRHGLIAGATGTGKTKTLQVIAEGLSDASVPVLMMDIKGDLSGIAAPGTSNAKIAERYAKIGGTWTPSGYPVELLTLSHEKGARLRATVSEFGPVLLSKILELNDTQAGLVAMIFKYCDDNKLPLLDLKDFKKVLQFVSDEGKKELEKDYGKISTTSTGTILRKVIELEQQGATVFFGEKSFEVDDLMHIGDDGRGMISIVRVADIQDRPKLFSTFMLSLLAELYATLPEEGDMEKPKLVMFIDEAHLIFQEASDALLQQIETIVKLIRSKGVGIFFCTQNPMDVPASVLGQLGLKVQHALRAFTANDRKTIKQTAENYPLSDFYKTDELLTQIGIGEALVTCLSEKGTPTPLAATMLTSPRSRMDILSDGEIDDLVAKSKLVRKYNQEIDSESAYEILTAKLEEAAEKAKQEEEEKPAAKGRQKEEKGLLESVLTSSAAKQAGRTAANIITRSLLGALGLGGRSSKKKGTSWF; via the coding sequence ATGTCCAAGCAGGAAGATTTCTTACAATACATCAACAACGGATACACGTTCAAAGGAGAACATTTCAAACTGGGCTGCGCCATGCTCGACGGTGAGGTGATCACCGGGGCAGACGTTTTCCTTCCCCTCAAAACCCTCAACCGCCACGGCCTCATCGCCGGCGCCACCGGCACCGGTAAAACCAAGACCCTCCAGGTGATCGCCGAAGGCCTCAGCGACGCCAGCGTGCCCGTGTTGATGATGGACATCAAGGGAGACCTCAGCGGCATCGCCGCCCCTGGCACCTCCAACGCCAAGATAGCGGAGCGGTATGCCAAAATCGGCGGAACATGGACACCGTCCGGTTACCCCGTGGAACTGCTCACACTGAGCCATGAAAAAGGCGCGCGCCTCCGGGCCACCGTCAGCGAATTCGGCCCCGTGCTCCTGTCCAAAATCCTGGAGCTCAACGATACGCAAGCGGGGCTCGTGGCCATGATCTTCAAATATTGCGACGATAATAAACTGCCGCTGCTCGACCTGAAAGACTTCAAAAAAGTGCTTCAGTTCGTAAGCGACGAAGGCAAGAAGGAACTGGAAAAAGACTACGGCAAGATTTCCACCACTTCCACCGGCACCATCCTCCGGAAAGTGATCGAACTGGAGCAACAGGGCGCCACCGTGTTCTTCGGCGAAAAATCGTTCGAGGTAGACGATCTCATGCACATCGGCGACGATGGGCGGGGAATGATCTCCATCGTTCGCGTGGCCGACATCCAGGACCGCCCGAAACTCTTTTCCACCTTCATGCTCAGCCTGCTGGCCGAACTCTACGCCACGCTCCCGGAAGAAGGCGATATGGAAAAGCCGAAGCTGGTCATGTTCATCGACGAAGCGCACCTCATTTTCCAGGAAGCCAGCGATGCGCTGCTGCAACAGATCGAAACGATCGTGAAGCTCATCCGCTCCAAAGGCGTCGGTATTTTCTTCTGCACCCAAAACCCCATGGACGTTCCGGCGTCTGTACTGGGGCAACTGGGCCTGAAGGTGCAGCACGCCCTGCGCGCGTTCACCGCCAACGACCGTAAAACGATCAAACAGACAGCGGAGAACTATCCCTTGTCGGATTTCTATAAAACCGACGAGCTGCTCACGCAGATCGGGATCGGCGAGGCGCTGGTGACCTGCCTCAGCGAAAAAGGCACGCCTACGCCGCTGGCGGCCACCATGCTCACATCGCCGCGTTCCCGGATGGATATTCTGAGCGATGGGGAGATAGACGACCTGGTGGCCAAATCCAAGCTGGTGCGGAAATACAACCAGGAGATCGACAGCGAAAGCGCCTACGAGATCCTCACCGCCAAACTGGAAGAAGCCGCCGAAAAAGCGAAACAGGAAGAAGAAGAAAAACCCGCTGCGAAAGGCCGGCAGAAAGAAGAAAAAGGCCTGCTGGAATCGGTCCTGACCAGTTCCGCCGCCAAACAGGCCGGCCGCACCGCCGCCAATATAATTACCCGCAGCCTGCTGGGCGCGTTGGGACTGGGTGGCAGAAGCAGCAAGAAAAAAGGGACCAGCTGGTTTTAA
- a CDS encoding SdpI family protein: protein MALIFLIIGAVFTLAGLRSMKHPAPQINRLNGYRSRRSKKSQAAWDAAQTYSARIYRNTGLGILALSIPVWLINNRELLHFSLTWNLGVSLLFSILPPLLIRLLTETYLKNTFDEDGHHRAHAANIE, encoded by the coding sequence ATGGCATTAATTTTTCTTATAATTGGAGCGGTTTTTACTTTGGCGGGATTGAGATCCATGAAACATCCTGCTCCGCAAATCAATCGTTTAAACGGTTACCGCAGTCGCCGCTCTAAAAAATCGCAAGCGGCCTGGGATGCCGCGCAAACATATTCTGCCCGGATTTACCGGAATACGGGATTGGGGATTTTGGCTCTAAGCATTCCGGTATGGCTGATCAACAATCGGGAGTTGCTTCATTTTTCCTTGACATGGAATTTGGGAGTGTCGCTGCTATTCAGCATTTTACCGCCGCTGTTGATAAGGCTCCTGACGGAAACCTATCTCAAAAACACTTTCGACGAAGACGGCCACCACCGTGCACATGCCGCCAATATTGAATAA
- a CDS encoding Gfo/Idh/MocA family oxidoreductase, translating to MSTPIKTGLCSYGHSGYAFHAPFLHVHPGFELTAVTERSKHLAQQRYPSVKIYPDVMSMIGDASLELIIVNTPNYSHYEYTKAALLAGKHVVVEKPFTVTSAEGEELIELAKKQQKLIIVYQNRRYDSDYKIVRRVVEEGLIGDVLEVEFHYDRFKEELSYKKHKEAASPGTGVLYDLGSHLIDQALTIFGMPEAVFGDVRIIRRESVVDDYFELLLYYPSLRVRLKSSYLVKEALPAYILHGRKGSFIKSKSDIQEALLMKGVLPDAPDWGAESPAEWGLLHTEKDGKTVKEFLPGGNGNYLDFYKGVYGAIREGKPNPVTPEEGLNVVKVIEAGFRSSAERRVVTL from the coding sequence ATGTCAACACCCATCAAAACCGGGCTTTGCTCCTACGGCCACAGCGGATATGCCTTCCATGCGCCGTTCCTGCACGTGCATCCCGGCTTCGAGCTGACGGCGGTGACCGAACGCTCCAAACACCTCGCGCAGCAGCGCTATCCTTCCGTAAAAATCTATCCCGACGTGATGAGCATGATCGGCGACGCGTCGCTGGAGCTCATCATCGTCAACACACCGAACTATTCCCACTACGAATACACCAAAGCCGCACTCCTCGCAGGCAAGCACGTGGTGGTGGAGAAGCCGTTCACCGTTACTTCCGCCGAAGGCGAAGAACTGATTGAACTGGCCAAAAAACAGCAAAAACTCATCATCGTATATCAAAACCGCCGCTACGACAGCGATTATAAAATCGTTCGCCGGGTGGTGGAAGAAGGGCTCATCGGCGATGTGCTGGAAGTGGAATTCCACTACGACCGGTTCAAGGAAGAACTGAGCTATAAAAAACACAAGGAAGCCGCTTCGCCCGGTACTGGCGTGTTGTACGATCTCGGGTCGCACCTGATCGACCAGGCACTGACCATTTTCGGGATGCCTGAAGCTGTATTCGGCGATGTGCGCATCATCCGCCGGGAATCTGTGGTAGACGATTATTTCGAACTGCTGCTGTATTACCCCTCGCTGCGGGTGCGCCTCAAATCGAGCTACCTCGTGAAAGAAGCCCTCCCCGCCTACATCCTGCACGGCCGCAAGGGCTCGTTCATCAAAAGCAAGTCAGACATCCAGGAAGCACTGCTCATGAAAGGCGTGCTGCCCGATGCGCCCGATTGGGGCGCGGAATCGCCGGCAGAATGGGGCCTGCTCCACACCGAGAAAGACGGTAAAACGGTGAAGGAATTCCTGCCCGGCGGCAACGGCAACTATCTTGATTTCTACAAAGGCGTGTACGGCGCCATCCGCGAAGGCAAGCCCAATCCCGTTACGCCCGAAGAAGGCCTGAACGTGGTGAAGGTGATCGAAGCGGGATTCCGCAGCAGTGCGGAACGCCGTGTTGTGACGCTGTAA
- a CDS encoding cation-translocating P-type ATPase, with protein METISCKVKGMNCSSCALTISKFLENKGMEEVAISVATEELRFTLPEGASANDIINGINGLGYEVVLPGAEAQQRPFYTSLTFKFIFCAIFTAPLLLHMWVNWHWLHNPWVQLALTVPVYLVGMAHFGKSAFRSLRNGVANMDVLVTLGATAAFAYSLIGALQGLGENYLFFETTAAILTLVFLGNLLEERSVKSTTTAIAELARLQHTTARRLHVHENGEEHIDEVDNGALRTGDRVLVNTGDKIPMDGTIYWGSGHVNESMITGESAPVGKQEKDKVIGGTILEDGSIKIYITATGKDTVLSYIIDLVKQAQGNKPPMQKLADRISAIFVPLVLGIALLTFLGWYFIGGTPLQVAMMRAIAVLVIACPCAMGLATPAAVMVGLGRAARNGILIKGANTLEQFRNIRQIVFDKTGTLTTGKLRIGQWQATGIDEATFRSLVFSIEKYSSHPIARSITAAWKGTPETTLRQVREVKGLGMQASDKDGNEWKLGSFLLAKDLTTDDSHNIYLLKNGALAGWLDFTDELRPEAKTVIGSLQSAGIKTILLSGDTTRKCREMAEELGMDAWFAEQSPKQKLEKIDALMQVAPTAMVGDGINDAPALAKATIGVSLSDSTQVAMQSANVILLNNHLGALPLAMGLGKHTYLTIKQNLFWAFIYNVVAIPVAALGFLNPIVGALVMGLSDVVLAINSVRLRFKRVSH; from the coding sequence ATGGAAACGATCAGTTGCAAGGTAAAAGGCATGAACTGCTCCAGCTGCGCGCTCACCATCTCCAAATTCCTCGAAAATAAAGGCATGGAAGAGGTGGCGATCAGCGTGGCCACGGAAGAATTGCGCTTCACCCTTCCCGAAGGCGCCAGCGCGAACGACATCATCAACGGCATCAACGGGCTTGGGTACGAAGTGGTGCTCCCCGGCGCCGAGGCGCAACAGCGGCCCTTCTATACCTCCCTCACCTTCAAATTCATATTCTGCGCCATATTCACCGCCCCGCTGCTCCTGCATATGTGGGTAAACTGGCATTGGCTGCATAACCCCTGGGTGCAACTGGCGCTCACGGTACCGGTGTACCTCGTTGGTATGGCGCATTTCGGGAAAAGCGCCTTCCGCTCCCTGCGCAACGGCGTGGCGAACATGGACGTGCTCGTGACGCTGGGCGCCACGGCTGCCTTCGCCTACAGCCTCATCGGGGCGTTGCAGGGCCTGGGAGAAAATTACCTCTTTTTCGAAACCACCGCCGCCATCCTCACCCTCGTGTTCCTCGGCAACCTCCTCGAAGAACGTTCCGTCAAATCCACCACCACCGCCATCGCCGAACTGGCGAGGCTCCAGCACACCACCGCCCGCCGGCTGCATGTGCACGAAAACGGCGAAGAACATATAGACGAAGTGGATAACGGTGCCCTGCGCACCGGCGACCGCGTGCTCGTCAACACGGGCGATAAAATTCCCATGGACGGCACCATTTACTGGGGCTCCGGCCACGTCAACGAATCCATGATCACGGGGGAAAGCGCGCCGGTCGGCAAGCAGGAGAAGGATAAAGTGATCGGGGGCACCATCCTGGAAGACGGTTCCATCAAGATATATATCACGGCTACGGGGAAAGATACCGTGCTGTCTTACATCATCGACCTCGTGAAGCAGGCGCAGGGCAACAAGCCGCCCATGCAGAAGCTGGCAGACAGGATCAGCGCCATTTTTGTGCCCCTGGTGCTGGGGATCGCGCTGCTGACGTTCCTGGGCTGGTACTTTATCGGCGGAACGCCTTTGCAGGTGGCCATGATGCGGGCGATCGCAGTGCTGGTCATCGCATGCCCCTGCGCCATGGGGCTCGCCACGCCTGCGGCGGTAATGGTAGGATTGGGAAGGGCCGCGCGAAACGGCATCCTCATCAAAGGCGCCAACACGCTCGAACAGTTCCGCAACATCCGCCAGATCGTGTTCGATAAAACCGGCACCCTCACCACCGGGAAGCTCCGCATCGGCCAATGGCAAGCCACCGGCATCGATGAAGCCACTTTCCGATCCCTCGTTTTCAGCATCGAAAAATATTCTTCCCACCCCATCGCCCGGTCGATCACCGCCGCGTGGAAAGGCACGCCGGAAACCACGCTCCGGCAGGTCCGCGAAGTAAAAGGCCTCGGCATGCAAGCCAGCGATAAAGACGGGAACGAATGGAAACTGGGATCGTTCCTCCTCGCCAAAGACCTCACCACAGACGATTCCCACAATATCTACCTCCTGAAGAACGGCGCCCTGGCCGGCTGGCTCGACTTTACCGACGAGCTGCGCCCCGAAGCCAAAACCGTCATCGGCAGCCTACAGTCCGCCGGTATTAAAACCATCCTCCTCAGCGGCGACACTACCCGCAAATGCCGCGAAATGGCGGAAGAACTGGGGATGGACGCATGGTTCGCCGAACAGTCGCCCAAGCAGAAGCTCGAAAAAATCGACGCCCTCATGCAAGTTGCCCCCACCGCCATGGTGGGCGACGGTATCAACGACGCGCCGGCGCTGGCGAAGGCGACCATCGGCGTATCGCTCTCCGATTCCACGCAGGTGGCCATGCAGAGCGCAAACGTGATCCTCCTCAACAACCACCTCGGCGCGCTTCCGCTCGCTATGGGACTGGGTAAGCATACCTATCTTACCATCAAGCAAAACCTTTTCTGGGCCTTTATTTACAACGTGGTGGCCATTCCGGTGGCGGCGCTCGGATTCCTGAACCCGATCGTGGGCGCGCTGGTGATGGGGCTGTCGGATGTTGTGCTGGCCATCAATTCCGTTCGACTTCGTTTCAAGCGTGTAAGCCATTAA
- a CDS encoding ATP-dependent DNA helicase RecQ has protein sequence MSTAQQILQQYWGYSGFRPMQKEIVEAVASGKDTLALLPTGGGKSICFQVPAMMREGLCLVVTPLIALMKDQVENLNKRGIPAFAIYAGMMGKDVEKVLAMAREGDIKFLYVSPERLQSRRFLWYCEVLPVTLIAVDEAHCISQWGYDFRPAYLQIATIRDQFPNAPILALTATATPAVQKDICIQLQLRAPNIYIKSFARPNLSYSVLEEESKPARIRAILDRVPGTAVVYCRNRRQTQELAGLLQAQGISANYYHAGLPNEERNARQSAWIKGETRVIVCTNAFGMGIDKPDVRLVVHADVPDSVEAYYQEAGRAGRDEQKAFAVLLYTQNDLEQMKARLELQFPDLDTIREVFQAVVNYLQAPAGGVEGVYFDFDFNEFVQRFKLNVTVAHSAIKIIEQEGVWQLSESVYMPSKAEIITNRETLFEYENINPRLDQLIKSLLRTYQGILDMPVPIFEKQLARILNCTEDEIVDNLKQLHRQAVVRYYPRKDSPQLSFLQERPRAQQLRIDMERLAQRKKIMEAKINAITKYAQNADVCRTRQLVGYFGEKDAERCGVCDVCVKEDRGKLKAGEFGELAKAILAALSEKSSMQNLMQKLDAEESRILDTLQFLIAEGCVLRDGDGLLFAAKP, from the coding sequence ATGTCTACGGCACAGCAAATATTACAGCAATACTGGGGATATTCCGGTTTCCGCCCCATGCAAAAGGAAATCGTGGAGGCGGTGGCATCGGGGAAAGATACGCTGGCGCTGCTGCCTACGGGCGGTGGTAAGTCGATCTGCTTCCAGGTGCCCGCCATGATGCGAGAGGGGCTTTGCCTCGTGGTGACGCCGCTCATCGCGCTGATGAAAGACCAGGTGGAAAACCTGAACAAGCGCGGTATTCCGGCGTTCGCTATTTATGCGGGCATGATGGGGAAGGATGTGGAAAAAGTATTGGCGATGGCGCGGGAAGGCGATATCAAGTTCCTTTACGTTTCGCCGGAAAGGCTCCAGAGCCGCCGGTTCCTGTGGTATTGCGAAGTATTGCCCGTGACGCTGATCGCGGTGGATGAAGCGCATTGCATTTCGCAGTGGGGATACGATTTCCGGCCGGCCTATCTGCAGATCGCTACTATCCGCGATCAATTTCCCAACGCCCCCATCCTCGCGCTTACCGCTACCGCCACGCCCGCCGTTCAGAAAGATATCTGCATCCAGCTGCAACTGCGCGCACCGAACATCTACATCAAATCCTTCGCGCGGCCGAACCTTTCCTACAGCGTGCTGGAAGAGGAAAGCAAGCCCGCGCGCATCCGCGCTATTCTCGACAGGGTGCCCGGCACCGCAGTGGTCTATTGCCGCAACCGCCGCCAGACGCAGGAGCTGGCAGGGCTGCTCCAGGCCCAGGGGATTTCGGCGAACTATTACCACGCCGGCCTCCCGAACGAAGAGCGCAACGCCCGTCAATCTGCCTGGATCAAGGGCGAAACCCGCGTCATCGTTTGCACGAACGCCTTCGGGATGGGGATCGATAAACCCGACGTCCGCCTCGTGGTGCATGCAGACGTGCCCGACAGCGTAGAAGCCTATTACCAGGAAGCGGGCCGCGCAGGGCGCGACGAGCAGAAAGCCTTCGCCGTATTGCTTTACACGCAAAACGACCTCGAACAGATGAAAGCCCGCCTCGAACTGCAATTCCCCGACCTCGACACCATCCGCGAAGTGTTCCAGGCCGTGGTGAACTACCTGCAGGCGCCCGCCGGCGGCGTGGAAGGCGTGTATTTCGATTTCGATTTCAATGAATTCGTACAGCGGTTCAAACTCAACGTCACCGTGGCGCACAGCGCCATCAAGATCATCGAGCAGGAAGGCGTCTGGCAACTCAGTGAAAGCGTGTACATGCCCTCCAAAGCGGAAATCATCACCAACCGCGAAACGCTTTTCGAATACGAAAACATCAATCCCCGCCTCGATCAACTCATCAAATCACTCCTGCGCACTTACCAGGGAATTCTCGATATGCCCGTCCCCATCTTCGAAAAACAACTCGCGCGCATCCTCAACTGCACGGAAGACGAGATCGTGGACAACCTCAAGCAATTGCACCGCCAGGCCGTGGTGAGGTATTATCCGCGGAAAGACAGTCCACAGTTGTCGTTCCTCCAGGAGCGCCCCCGCGCGCAGCAGCTCCGCATCGATATGGAGCGCCTCGCGCAGCGGAAAAAGATCATGGAAGCGAAGATCAACGCCATCACGAAGTATGCGCAAAACGCGGATGTTTGCCGGACGCGCCAGCTGGTGGGGTATTTCGGGGAAAAGGACGCCGAAAGATGCGGCGTTTGCGATGTATGCGTGAAGGAAGACCGGGGGAAACTGAAGGCCGGGGAGTTCGGTGAACTGGCGAAAGCCATCCTGGCCGCGCTCAGTGAAAAGTCGAGCATGCAAAACCTCATGCAAAAGCTCGACGCGGAGGAAAGCAGGATACTGGATACCCTGCAATTCCTCATCGCCGAAGGCTGCGTTCTGCGCGATGGAGACGGGTTGCTCTTCGCGGCGAAGCCCTGA
- a CDS encoding ABC transporter ATP-binding protein: protein MTISLNQVGKRYNHDWIFRRCTHTFSGTGGSAILGPNGSGKSTLLQIISGHHHHSEGKLEYFFNDQLLPQDQFFRHCAIVAPYLEVVEELTLQECFEFHLQFKTFLPGFKPREIAGIVGLDAAWHKQVRHFSSGMKQRARLALAIFSDVRALLLDEPCTNLDAAGISLYQQLIREYGGNRLIIVSSNDPAEYSFCQEQIRISDYK from the coding sequence ATGACGATCTCGCTTAACCAGGTCGGAAAACGGTATAACCACGACTGGATCTTCCGTCGTTGCACCCATACTTTCTCCGGCACGGGCGGCTCCGCCATCCTCGGGCCCAACGGCTCCGGCAAAAGCACCCTGCTGCAGATCATCAGCGGCCATCACCATCACAGTGAAGGCAAACTGGAATATTTCTTCAACGATCAACTGCTCCCGCAAGACCAGTTCTTCCGCCATTGCGCCATCGTAGCCCCCTACCTGGAAGTGGTGGAAGAACTGACCCTGCAGGAATGCTTCGAATTCCATCTACAGTTCAAAACCTTCCTCCCCGGATTCAAACCCCGGGAAATCGCCGGCATCGTGGGTCTCGACGCCGCCTGGCACAAACAGGTAAGGCATTTCTCCTCCGGCATGAAGCAGCGCGCCCGACTCGCACTTGCCATCTTCTCCGACGTCCGCGCCCTGCTGCTCGACGAGCCCTGCACCAACCTCGACGCCGCCGGCATCAGCCTCTACCAGCAGCTGATCCGCGAATACGGCGGCAACCGCCTTATCATCGTTTCCTCCAACGACCCCGCCGAATACAGCTTTTGCCAGGAACAAATCCGGATCAGCGACTACAAGTAA
- a CDS encoding MBL fold metallo-hydrolase, which yields MKLHTINTGLFKLDGGAMFGVVPKSIWNKLNPADDNNMCSWAMRCMLVEDGNRLVLIDNGIGNKQDAKFFSHYFLHGDDTLDKSLGALGFHRNDITDVFLTHLHFDHCGGSIEREGDKLVPAFRNATYWSNEAHWKWATEPNDREKASFLRDNILPIQQSGQLKFIDQQDGIAFTDHIRVRFAYGHTDAMMLPEIRYNGHTIVYMADLLPSTGHIPLPYVMAYDMFPLTTLEEKKRFLMEANERNYVLYFEHDPVVECCTLQSTEKGIRVQETFPLSNL from the coding sequence ATGAAATTACACACGATCAATACCGGCCTTTTCAAGCTCGACGGCGGCGCCATGTTCGGCGTTGTGCCCAAAAGCATCTGGAACAAACTCAACCCGGCAGACGATAACAATATGTGCTCCTGGGCCATGCGCTGCATGCTCGTGGAAGACGGCAACCGGCTCGTGCTTATAGATAACGGCATCGGCAACAAACAGGACGCCAAATTCTTTTCCCATTACTTTCTGCATGGAGACGATACGCTCGACAAATCGCTGGGCGCACTGGGCTTTCATCGCAACGATATCACCGACGTTTTCCTCACCCACCTCCACTTCGACCACTGCGGCGGCAGCATCGAGCGCGAGGGCGACAAGCTCGTGCCCGCGTTCAGGAACGCCACGTACTGGAGCAACGAGGCCCACTGGAAATGGGCCACGGAACCGAACGACCGCGAAAAAGCTTCGTTCCTCCGCGACAACATCCTCCCCATCCAGCAAAGCGGCCAGCTCAAATTCATCGACCAGCAAGACGGCATCGCTTTCACCGACCACATCCGGGTGCGTTTCGCCTATGGCCACACCGACGCCATGATGCTCCCCGAGATCCGGTACAACGGGCATACGATCGTCTACATGGCCGACCTGCTGCCGTCTACCGGCCACATTCCCCTCCCCTACGTGATGGCGTACGACATGTTCCCGCTCACTACGCTGGAAGAGAAAAAACGCTTTCTCATGGAAGCCAACGAGCGCAATTACGTGCTCTATTTCGAGCATGACCCCGTAGTGGAATGCTGCACGCTGCAAAGCACCGAAAAAGGGATCCGCGTGCAGGAAACCTTTCCGCTCAGCAACCTCTAA
- a CDS encoding MFS transporter — MSIPNKKVVNGWAMYDWANSVYNLVITTTFFPLYFISITNAEFGGDVVDFFGWKLKNSVLYDYALAFAYLLIAFAMPILGSIADTRGNKKNFLRFFTYLGGLSCMAFFTFTTNSSLELAVLYFVLATVGYCGGLVFYNSYLPEIAPVELRDRVSARGYSFGYIGSVLLQIIGFALVLGFDAMKLPGDLAPRITFLLVGLWWIGFAQIPFVRLPKSQPSIENHKGSIFSDGFAELKKVYAQVRRMPVLKRFLRGFFFYSMGVQTVMMVATIFGLKELKMPQTNLIACVVIIQLVAVLGAWGMARLSERYGNFRIIMLTVLLWIGICLAAYFMTTQTQFYFLAVGVGLVMGGIQSLSRSTYAKLIPETRDTASFFSYYDVTEKISIVIGLFSFGYIEHLTGDMRTSVLVLTGFFGIGLLWVFSALQKQRSLAAAEKSAAYETETI; from the coding sequence ATGAGCATTCCGAACAAAAAAGTCGTGAACGGATGGGCCATGTATGACTGGGCCAATTCCGTGTACAACCTCGTGATCACGACCACTTTCTTTCCGCTTTACTTTATTTCCATCACCAACGCCGAATTCGGCGGCGACGTGGTCGATTTTTTCGGCTGGAAACTGAAGAACTCCGTACTGTACGACTACGCACTGGCTTTCGCCTATCTCCTCATCGCGTTCGCCATGCCCATCCTCGGCTCCATCGCGGATACGCGTGGCAATAAAAAGAACTTCCTCCGCTTCTTCACCTATCTCGGCGGGCTTTCCTGCATGGCGTTTTTCACTTTCACCACGAACTCCTCGCTCGAGCTGGCGGTACTGTATTTCGTACTGGCCACGGTGGGATATTGCGGTGGATTGGTGTTCTATAACTCGTACCTGCCCGAAATTGCGCCGGTTGAACTGAGGGACCGGGTTTCGGCGCGCGGATATTCGTTCGGCTATATCGGCAGCGTATTGTTGCAAATCATAGGGTTCGCCCTGGTATTGGGTTTCGATGCTATGAAGCTCCCCGGTGACCTCGCCCCCAGGATCACTTTCCTCCTCGTAGGGCTCTGGTGGATCGGGTTCGCGCAGATCCCGTTCGTCCGCCTCCCCAAATCTCAGCCTTCCATCGAAAATCATAAAGGCAGCATTTTTTCCGACGGTTTCGCGGAATTGAAGAAAGTGTACGCGCAGGTACGCCGCATGCCGGTACTGAAACGCTTTCTCAGGGGGTTTTTCTTCTACTCCATGGGCGTGCAGACCGTGATGATGGTAGCCACGATCTTCGGACTGAAGGAACTGAAAATGCCGCAGACCAACCTCATCGCCTGCGTGGTGATCATCCAGCTGGTAGCGGTGCTCGGCGCCTGGGGCATGGCGAGGCTATCGGAACGGTACGGCAACTTCCGCATCATTATGCTGACGGTTTTACTGTGGATCGGGATTTGCCTGGCCGCCTATTTCATGACCACGCAGACGCAGTTCTATTTCCTCGCCGTGGGCGTAGGGCTCGTAATGGGCGGGATACAATCGCTCAGCCGCTCCACTTATGCCAAGCTGATCCCCGAGACCAGGGACACCGCATCCTTCTTCAGCTACTACGACGTAACGGAAAAGATCTCCATCGTGATCGGCCTGTTCAGCTTCGGGTACATCGAACATCTGACCGGCGATATGCGGACGTCTGTGCTCGTTTTGACAGGGTTCTTCGGCATAGGGCTTCTCTGGGTTTTCTCCGCCTTGCAGAAACAACGTAGCTTAGCAGCAGCGGAAAAATCCGCGGCTTATGAAACCGAAACTATCTGA
- a CDS encoding SdpI family protein, with translation MVLIILLIGTIFTVMGWIFGKFPPKNINPIYGYRSPRSKKSQAAWDAAQVYSARIMRNTGIGILALSIPVWLTSGMELQYVPEVWIIVLPLLFSVVPSVIIILQTENFLKKNFDSSGNPLKNN, from the coding sequence ATGGTTTTGATTATTCTTTTGATCGGAACGATTTTTACCGTGATGGGATGGATTTTCGGAAAGTTCCCACCGAAAAACATCAATCCCATCTATGGCTACCGCTCACCCCGGTCGAAAAAGTCGCAGGCGGCGTGGGACGCCGCGCAGGTCTACTCCGCCCGGATCATGCGGAACACCGGCATCGGCATACTTGCCCTCAGCATTCCCGTCTGGCTCACCAGCGGCATGGAACTGCAATACGTCCCCGAAGTATGGATCATCGTGCTGCCGTTGCTGTTCAGCGTTGTGCCGTCGGTGATCATTATCCTGCAGACGGAAAATTTCCTGAAGAAAAATTTCGATAGCAGCGGCAATCCTTTAAAAAACAACTAA
- a CDS encoding trimeric intracellular cation channel family protein — MIYWLDLIGTFVFAISGALAAWDKKMYHDIFGVSFTAFVTSIGGGTMRDLILGTRPVWVNDSRYVIAIILGVIVTILFRARFLKYRRSIFLFDTLGIGFYTVIGLQKALAFGVHPWAAVILGMISAIFGGVIRDMMVNEIPLIFSRQIYATACLAGAALYIGLRHLGVEQDWNMVASIILVITIRLTALRKGWSLPYLEKK; from the coding sequence ATGATATACTGGTTAGACCTCATCGGCACCTTCGTGTTCGCCATATCCGGCGCGCTGGCGGCTTGGGACAAGAAGATGTACCACGACATATTCGGGGTGAGCTTCACTGCGTTCGTTACTTCCATCGGCGGCGGCACGATGCGCGACCTGATCCTGGGCACGCGGCCGGTGTGGGTGAACGATTCCCGGTATGTGATCGCCATCATTCTCGGCGTGATCGTGACCATTTTGTTCCGTGCGCGGTTCCTGAAGTACCGGCGTTCCATCTTTTTGTTCGACACGCTGGGGATCGGTTTTTATACCGTGATCGGCTTGCAGAAGGCTCTGGCGTTCGGGGTGCATCCCTGGGCGGCGGTGATCCTGGGGATGATCTCGGCCATTTTCGGCGGGGTGATCCGCGATATGATGGTGAACGAAATCCCGCTGATCTTCAGCCGTCAGATCTACGCAACAGCCTGCCTCGCCGGCGCCGCGCTGTACATCGGGCTGCGGCACCTCGGTGTGGAGCAGGATTGGAACATGGTGGCCAGCATTATTCTTGTGATCACGATCCGGCTGACGGCCTTGCGCAAAGGCTGGTCGTTACCCTATTTGGAGAAGAAATAA